A window of the Mucilaginibacter sp. cycad4 genome harbors these coding sequences:
- a CDS encoding FecR domain-containing protein, translated as MSKSRFIELMAKSMGKTASAEELAELDMFLEQFPNYKKTYQVTNALKGDDVQAAEIKPEEINGNLEEIWNRIKGSNENAEDNAMVRPMFRWQWVAAAILVFIAAGALFYKKIVQPDSMTAENMLYEIHVPYGKTQKLKLPDGTRVTLNAGSTFSYPEAFEKNTRDVSLTGEGFFEVTKNAKKPFLVHTAKLVVKVLGTVFNVKAYNNDKTVETTLLKGKVQVELKNNPEKKIILLPNEKLIVINNREPKSVKPKVGKIEYQVTELPDVKPDEVKETAWVDNRILFTNEMFEDVAAQIERKYNVQVVFEDQALRTEQISGLLDKESLQEALGIIEMTTPFKFRVEDKTVFLAKK; from the coding sequence ATGAGCAAATCCAGGTTTATTGAGTTAATGGCCAAAAGCATGGGCAAAACTGCCAGTGCGGAAGAGTTGGCCGAACTCGACATGTTTCTTGAACAATTTCCTAACTATAAAAAAACGTACCAGGTTACTAATGCTTTAAAAGGAGACGATGTCCAGGCAGCAGAAATTAAACCGGAAGAGATTAATGGCAACCTGGAAGAGATCTGGAACCGAATTAAAGGCTCGAACGAAAATGCTGAGGATAATGCCATGGTAAGGCCCATGTTCAGGTGGCAATGGGTTGCCGCGGCTATACTGGTGTTTATTGCCGCAGGTGCTTTATTTTATAAAAAGATTGTGCAACCGGATTCCATGACTGCAGAAAATATGCTGTATGAAATTCATGTGCCTTATGGTAAAACCCAAAAACTGAAACTGCCTGATGGTACGCGGGTAACATTAAACGCAGGCAGTACTTTTTCATACCCCGAAGCTTTTGAAAAAAACACCCGGGATGTAAGCCTTACAGGTGAAGGTTTTTTTGAAGTGACCAAAAATGCTAAGAAACCTTTCCTGGTACATACCGCTAAGCTTGTTGTAAAAGTATTGGGTACTGTGTTTAACGTAAAGGCCTACAATAACGATAAAACCGTTGAAACTACGCTGTTAAAGGGTAAAGTGCAGGTGGAGTTAAAGAACAACCCCGAAAAAAAGATCATCCTGCTGCCTAATGAAAAATTGATTGTCATTAATAACCGGGAACCCAAAAGTGTAAAACCTAAAGTAGGTAAGATTGAATACCAAGTAACCGAGTTGCCAGATGTTAAGCCCGATGAAGTGAAAGAAACAGCCTGGGTTGATAACCGCATCCTGTTCACTAACGAAATGTTTGAGGATGTGGCTGCGCAAATTGAACGCAAATACAACGTGCAGGTTGTATTTGAAGATCAGGCGCTCCGTACCGAGCAGATAAGCGGTTTGCTTGATAAGGAATCCCTGCAGGAGGCTTTAGGTATTATTGAGATGACCACGCCATTCAAATTCAGAGTGGAGGATAAAACGGTGTTTCTTGCAAAAAAATAA
- a CDS encoding IS110 family transposase: MGKANQNKNRKKAGAPVGSKKMSQFGVLYPRSAGIDVGSMLMVVSYTDARDQIQLEEFNSFTSSLYELADLLQREKVEIVTMESTATYWMPLHSILESRGMKVVMINPSHYRNVSARKTDINDAGWLHQLLTHGLLRESHIAPACYQDLRQYIHERQICQDQKSDTLNRIQNILTKMNIKFQHLISDIEGVSGIKLLRLICSGISDPEELLCSIDHKRLKAGREELLRSLEGDYRDSLIHILRGSLKAYDFLKDQMLYYEEHIEQTLKLLAPEIKSSKKQGMVRKNQYHINLKDYLLAILGVDLTAVEGLDEIGLLTILAVTGPDMGKWPTAGHFTSWLNLSPRPKITGGKLVGYEKRITHNPATQAFRLAANCLWQSKGPLGQQYRKLAATKGKAKAIKAVARKIAVIFYKMVLKQEAYDSSKVQQDVELQKARKIARLRKEAQKLGLTLQNAA; the protein is encoded by the coding sequence ATGGGCAAAGCTAATCAAAACAAAAACAGGAAAAAGGCGGGAGCGCCGGTTGGTTCAAAAAAGATGTCTCAGTTCGGTGTTCTTTATCCCAGGTCAGCCGGGATCGATGTAGGCAGCATGTTGATGGTTGTGTCCTATACCGATGCCCGGGATCAGATCCAGCTGGAAGAGTTTAACAGTTTTACCTCCAGTCTATATGAATTAGCGGACCTGTTGCAAAGGGAAAAGGTAGAGATCGTAACGATGGAATCAACAGCCACTTATTGGATGCCCCTGCACAGTATCCTTGAATCCAGAGGGATGAAGGTGGTGATGATCAATCCGAGCCATTACCGAAATGTATCGGCACGAAAAACGGACATTAATGATGCCGGGTGGCTGCATCAGCTGCTTACTCATGGTCTTTTACGGGAATCTCATATAGCCCCTGCCTGTTACCAGGACCTCAGGCAGTACATTCATGAAAGGCAGATCTGCCAGGATCAGAAAAGCGATACGCTCAACAGGATCCAAAACATCCTGACTAAAATGAATATCAAGTTCCAGCACCTGATCAGCGATATTGAAGGCGTATCAGGAATAAAGCTATTGCGGCTGATTTGTTCAGGGATATCAGACCCTGAAGAACTGCTTTGCAGTATCGATCATAAACGGCTGAAAGCAGGCAGGGAGGAGTTACTGCGTTCTCTTGAGGGCGACTACCGGGACAGCCTGATCCATATCCTTAGAGGCAGCCTGAAAGCCTATGACTTTTTAAAAGATCAGATGCTTTATTATGAGGAGCATATCGAACAAACGCTTAAGCTATTGGCGCCGGAGATCAAAAGTTCAAAGAAACAGGGCATGGTCCGCAAGAATCAATACCATATCAACCTGAAGGATTATTTATTGGCCATATTAGGGGTTGACCTGACAGCGGTAGAAGGACTGGACGAGATCGGCCTGTTAACGATCCTGGCCGTAACCGGGCCGGATATGGGCAAATGGCCCACCGCCGGTCATTTCACAAGTTGGTTAAACCTGTCTCCCCGGCCCAAAATAACAGGAGGCAAACTGGTGGGCTATGAAAAACGGATCACCCACAATCCGGCAACACAAGCTTTCCGGCTGGCCGCCAATTGTCTCTGGCAAAGTAAAGGTCCTCTGGGACAGCAATACCGGAAGTTGGCTGCAACCAAAGGGAAGGCCAAAGCTATAAAGGCAGTGGCAAGGAAAATAGCGGTTATCTTCTATAAGATGGTGCTCAAACAGGAAGCCTACGACAGCAGCAAAGTTCAGCAGGATGTTGAGCTACAAAAGGCAAGAAAGATCGCTCGTCTGCGAAAAGAAGCGCAAAAACTTGGCCTTACTCTTCAAAATGCAGCTTGA
- a CDS encoding RagB/SusD family nutrient uptake outer membrane protein has translation MKSNKLIYTLVSLALIGSGCKKALDLKQQGVYSSTNYFRNEVDAVNAITGIYSILPEEDYIGHAESTFDTPSDDYWRSGDHGEDEGIENLTYDASNAAIRYPWKWRYEEINRATNCIINIPKITAISADVKNRSMGEAYFLRAFGYWRLMIIQGDVPIITEADYTSLNFNVPKSPIEEVRKQIESDLLKAVDLLPESYGAADRGRVSKGTALGLLTKLYMYWEKLPEAITTGQKVISNPAYALAANYQDNFTRANENSTEILFSIQAVQNVVQNDFTVYYIPRPWGGYGFSQPLQGLANEFEAGDPRKAATLLSVGDKVDLGDGNGLTTFTADLSATGFAFKKYAVFNTAAAGGGVDHSFAVPLMRSADIYLLVAEALIRTQGAGAGDALINQIRHRASASLKPVSGAGMKELIHERRVELAGEDQRHQDLMRWDKKNIVDIAAIYNLAVSKAPLDQNKTVTFVRPKNYYFPIPQVEIDKSKGVLVQNPNFK, from the coding sequence ATGAAATCAAACAAACTAATATATACGCTTGTGTCATTGGCCCTGATAGGCAGTGGCTGTAAAAAAGCGCTTGATTTAAAACAACAAGGTGTTTACAGCTCAACCAATTATTTCCGTAACGAAGTTGATGCTGTTAACGCGATAACCGGTATTTATAGCATTTTACCTGAAGAAGATTATATAGGTCATGCCGAATCAACATTTGATACTCCATCTGATGATTACTGGCGCTCAGGCGACCACGGTGAGGACGAAGGCATCGAAAACTTAACTTATGATGCTTCAAACGCGGCTATCCGTTACCCATGGAAATGGCGCTATGAGGAAATTAACCGTGCTACCAACTGCATCATCAATATCCCTAAAATAACAGCCATATCTGCTGATGTTAAAAATCGCAGTATGGGTGAGGCTTATTTTTTAAGGGCCTTCGGCTACTGGCGTTTGATGATCATTCAGGGTGATGTGCCTATTATTACTGAAGCTGATTATACATCGCTGAATTTTAACGTGCCAAAGTCACCAATTGAAGAGGTTCGTAAACAAATAGAATCTGATTTGTTGAAAGCAGTTGATCTATTGCCTGAAAGCTATGGCGCTGCCGACCGCGGGCGTGTGAGCAAAGGAACGGCGTTAGGTTTATTGACCAAGCTGTACATGTATTGGGAAAAACTTCCTGAGGCTATTACAACCGGCCAAAAAGTGATCTCAAATCCGGCTTATGCACTTGCTGCTAATTACCAGGATAACTTTACCCGTGCAAATGAAAACAGCACCGAAATTTTGTTCTCCATCCAGGCGGTACAAAACGTTGTTCAAAACGATTTTACGGTATACTATATTCCGCGCCCATGGGGTGGTTATGGTTTTAGCCAGCCATTACAAGGCCTTGCCAATGAGTTTGAGGCAGGCGATCCGCGTAAAGCTGCAACCCTGTTAAGTGTGGGGGACAAAGTGGATTTGGGTGACGGCAATGGCTTAACAACCTTTACAGCTGATCTTTCTGCCACCGGTTTTGCTTTTAAAAAGTATGCGGTATTTAATACCGCGGCTGCCGGCGGTGGCGTTGACCATAGTTTTGCAGTACCTTTAATGCGTTCGGCTGATATTTATCTGTTAGTTGCTGAAGCACTGATCCGTACACAAGGTGCAGGTGCCGGCGATGCGCTGATCAATCAAATCAGGCACCGGGCCTCAGCTTCATTAAAACCAGTTTCAGGAGCTGGTATGAAGGAGTTGATTCACGAGCGCCGTGTTGAGCTGGCCGGTGAAGACCAGCGTCACCAGGATTTGATGCGCTGGGATAAAAAGAACATCGTTGATATTGCGGCTATTTATAACCTTGCCGTTTCAAAAGCTCCGCTTGATCAAAACAAAACGGTAACCT
- a CDS encoding DUF1223 domain-containing protein, whose translation MQSFKILSFCVGAVALALATAAYANRKINTAKTVNTGTPGKGFALVELFTSEGCSSCPPADELLAKIQKETQGKPVYILAYHVDYWNSLGWKDVFSHAMFSKRQKEYSYYLNAQVYTPQVVVNGKTEMVGSDEPVLREAISGALAIVQTAQVSLQAQQNGDKLTVNYELTGGSTNQQLLIAVVQKTAISKVDRGENSGRTLSHAQIVRDLKTVALNQAKKGQTTINLPKGFAPQGWEVVGFIQDKANGEILTATKMALNSGAVAKI comes from the coding sequence ATGCAATCGTTCAAAATTTTAAGCTTCTGCGTTGGTGCTGTTGCACTGGCGCTCGCTACCGCCGCGTATGCCAACCGTAAAATAAATACTGCTAAAACAGTAAACACCGGCACTCCCGGAAAAGGTTTTGCTTTGGTTGAATTGTTCACTTCAGAAGGATGCTCGAGCTGCCCTCCGGCCGATGAACTACTCGCTAAAATCCAAAAAGAAACCCAGGGCAAACCCGTTTATATCCTGGCTTACCACGTTGACTACTGGAACAGCCTTGGCTGGAAAGATGTGTTTAGCCATGCCATGTTTTCAAAACGTCAAAAGGAGTACAGCTACTATTTAAACGCCCAGGTTTATACACCGCAGGTTGTTGTTAATGGTAAAACGGAGATGGTAGGCTCGGATGAACCCGTGCTTCGCGAAGCTATTTCTGGCGCTTTGGCAATTGTTCAGACAGCACAGGTTTCTTTACAGGCACAACAAAACGGCGATAAGCTAACTGTAAATTACGAACTAACCGGAGGTTCAACCAACCAGCAATTGCTGATTGCAGTTGTACAAAAAACGGCTATAAGCAAAGTAGACCGCGGCGAAAACAGCGGCAGGACTTTATCGCACGCCCAAATAGTGCGCGACTTAAAAACAGTTGCCTTAAACCAGGCAAAAAAAGGTCAAACTACCATCAACTTACCTAAAGGTTTTGCTCCGCAGGGCTGGGAAGTGGTAGGCTTTATTCAAGACAAAGCAAACGGCGAAATTTTAACTGCTACAAAAATGGCTTTAAATAGTGGTGCGGTGGCTAAAATATAA
- a CDS encoding LytTR family DNA-binding domain-containing protein: MNIIIIEDELKAARSLENIVLELRPHAKVIAKLQSVESSVTYLSENRQPDLIFMDIQLSDGLCFEIFKSVKVSCPIIFCTAFDEYSLEAFKANSVDYVLKPFSKSDIADAFKKVDELRNFFQRGAQPDITSLLSQVTPPAGKKSFLVFKNNKYITVLTNNIAFFYIRNELSTIMTFDQQEYVVNQSLDQISGQLSPDQFFRLNRQYIVNFSAIKEVEHYFMRKLFVKLTIPTPEKLLINKEKAPVFLSWLENR; encoded by the coding sequence ATGAACATTATCATAATTGAAGACGAATTAAAGGCCGCACGCTCGCTTGAAAATATTGTGCTGGAATTAAGGCCACATGCAAAAGTTATAGCAAAACTACAGAGCGTTGAAAGCTCGGTCACCTATCTTTCAGAAAACAGGCAGCCCGACCTTATTTTTATGGATATCCAGCTTTCGGATGGTTTGTGTTTTGAGATCTTTAAATCGGTAAAGGTGTCCTGCCCTATTATTTTTTGTACCGCGTTTGATGAATACTCGTTAGAAGCCTTTAAGGCCAATAGTGTTGATTATGTGTTGAAACCTTTTTCAAAATCAGACATAGCTGATGCTTTTAAAAAGGTAGATGAACTGCGGAACTTTTTTCAGCGGGGGGCTCAGCCAGATATTACCAGCCTATTATCACAGGTTACGCCTCCGGCAGGTAAAAAGAGCTTCCTGGTATTTAAGAACAATAAGTACATCACCGTGCTCACCAATAACATCGCTTTCTTCTATATCCGCAACGAACTATCAACCATCATGACTTTTGATCAGCAGGAGTATGTTGTTAACCAATCGCTCGACCAGATCAGCGGTCAGCTTTCGCCCGACCAGTTTTTTAGGCTGAACAGGCAATACATTGTAAACTTTAGTGCGATAAAGGAAGTTGAGCATTATTTTATGCGTAAGCTGTTTGTGAAACTGACAATTCCAACTCCGGAGAAACTCCTCATCAACAAAGAAAAAGCGCCGGTGTTTTTAAGCTGGCTCGAGAATAGGTAG
- a CDS encoding TonB-dependent receptor, which translates to MKKTRRVFPLRGAPVCLKVILLMKAVFLLVMVTCVQVSAKVYSQQKFTLNLKQAEVSSILTKIQKQSDYRFFYNYASIKKLGKVDLDVKDATIDELLAVIIDDKLSYKMNDDHVVIIANQEDTKSLALVKGKVVDAKGEPLIGVNIKLQGTNQGTTTDVNGNFSIDAPVNGVLEITYIGYEKKIVTITGSQTLNITLSPLPSALTEVVVVGYGTTKKIDVTGSVASVKGTDIQNLPVASATQALDGRASGVNIVRNDGSPGAASSIRIRGTGTLNDANPLIVVDGVPTSNPDALSDINPNDIASVDILKDASAAAIYGTRAANGVVLVTTKRGTYNQKLATNINFYNGFSNTTKYLKLLTAPDLYTLKRERYTNDGVAIDAPWNDSYYATQRTDWQRAIMKTGHVINGDVSLQGGNDVSTYYWSTSVYNEDGIIDKTNFKRFVTRFNSEHKVTEWLKLGENIQLNYANNVGFDNNNSQTGLIFSALRFNPAIPLVNPDGTYGTSKAFANQLGDINSPYATIQEADRFNKKYRALANAFAEITFLKELKLRVNYAYDGTLNRAYNFNIADVNQARQNTTSQLTQNEGELSSQLLESFLTYDKVFGKSHVTFTGGYSYQNFKTYGFNAWRVGYDDTSQDQRVLSLGNSQFNSSVVPDESSLQSGFGRLFYDYDGRFLATLTFRADGSSKFAPSKRWGYFPAFSLGWRLSNEQFIKKLTWISNLKLSGGYGELGNQNIGTFQYTSLIRLGSTYENNGYTFGGTGYTGAAVYSLANPDITWERTAMTNISLDAGFLNNQLTTTLTWFNKNTKDMLLSPPVVGAAGSVNIPNQNIGTMNNKGVEVEFNYHGGNDKVKYSVGANASFIKNKVTKLNGEGTFVGSTVYGRSSQEISRTYQGQPIASFYGWKTNGLYQTQADIDNDPALKNDSRKSSIRPGDVRFLDLNGDGLIDGNDRTNLGNPNPNVTAGLQGSISYKGFDFSANFTGVFGVSLYNADRMQGIDPTYPFNLYAETLGRWTGAGTSNTIPRLSLDRANDNYRTSDLFVESGSYVSLKNATLGYTLPVSWAKKATLKSIRLYAAGQNVFFITGYKGYTPELGYTNGNLQRGVDVAQYPSVRTITFGVTVKL; encoded by the coding sequence ATGAAAAAAACAAGAAGGGTGTTCCCGCTTCGTGGCGCGCCCGTATGTCTCAAAGTTATTTTGCTGATGAAAGCAGTATTTTTATTGGTCATGGTTACCTGTGTGCAAGTTTCTGCAAAAGTATACTCGCAGCAGAAATTTACGCTTAACCTAAAGCAGGCTGAAGTAAGCAGTATCCTTACCAAAATTCAAAAACAAAGCGATTACCGTTTCTTTTACAACTATGCTTCCATCAAAAAGCTGGGCAAGGTTGATCTCGATGTAAAGGACGCGACAATTGATGAACTGCTTGCCGTTATTATTGATGATAAGCTTTCCTACAAAATGAATGATGATCATGTAGTGATCATCGCTAACCAGGAGGATACCAAAAGTTTAGCCCTTGTAAAGGGAAAAGTTGTTGATGCCAAAGGCGAGCCGCTTATTGGCGTAAACATTAAGCTACAAGGTACTAATCAGGGTACTACCACCGATGTGAATGGTAATTTCAGTATCGACGCCCCTGTAAACGGCGTGTTGGAAATTACCTATATCGGTTATGAAAAAAAGATAGTGACGATAACCGGAAGCCAAACATTAAATATAACCTTATCCCCCCTGCCATCTGCCTTAACCGAAGTTGTAGTGGTAGGTTACGGCACTACTAAAAAAATAGATGTTACCGGCTCTGTAGCCAGCGTAAAGGGTACCGATATTCAAAATCTTCCTGTAGCGTCAGCAACCCAGGCTTTGGACGGCCGTGCAAGCGGTGTTAACATTGTACGTAACGACGGCTCGCCGGGTGCTGCTTCAAGTATCCGTATCCGCGGTACGGGCACACTTAATGATGCCAACCCGCTTATTGTTGTTGATGGTGTGCCTACAAGTAACCCCGACGCCTTAAGCGATATCAATCCAAATGATATTGCTTCAGTTGATATATTGAAGGATGCATCGGCAGCGGCCATTTACGGTACACGTGCAGCCAACGGCGTTGTATTGGTTACCACTAAAAGAGGTACTTATAATCAGAAATTAGCTACCAATATCAATTTTTACAATGGCTTCTCTAATACTACTAAATACCTTAAATTGTTAACCGCGCCCGATTTGTATACATTGAAAAGGGAGCGTTATACCAATGATGGTGTTGCTATAGATGCACCATGGAATGATAGCTATTATGCCACTCAAAGAACCGACTGGCAACGGGCTATTATGAAAACAGGTCACGTAATTAATGGCGATGTTAGTTTACAGGGAGGGAATGATGTATCTACTTATTATTGGTCAACCTCTGTTTATAATGAAGATGGTATCATCGATAAAACCAACTTTAAACGTTTTGTTACCCGTTTTAACTCAGAGCATAAGGTAACTGAATGGCTAAAACTGGGTGAAAATATCCAGTTGAACTACGCCAATAACGTTGGGTTTGATAACAACAACTCTCAAACAGGTTTGATCTTTTCGGCCTTGCGCTTTAACCCTGCCATTCCGTTGGTTAATCCGGATGGAACTTATGGTACATCAAAAGCCTTTGCCAATCAGTTAGGTGATATCAATAGCCCGTATGCTACGATACAGGAAGCAGACAGGTTTAATAAAAAATACCGCGCACTGGCCAACGCCTTTGCCGAGATCACATTCTTAAAAGAGCTCAAACTCCGCGTAAATTACGCTTATGATGGTACTTTAAACCGTGCATATAACTTCAATATTGCTGATGTTAACCAGGCCCGGCAAAATACAACCTCGCAGCTAACCCAAAACGAAGGTGAGTTATCATCACAGTTATTAGAGTCGTTCCTGACTTATGATAAGGTGTTTGGTAAAAGCCATGTTACCTTTACCGGTGGTTACTCATATCAAAACTTTAAAACTTATGGGTTTAATGCATGGCGGGTAGGATACGATGATACCTCACAGGATCAGCGAGTGCTTAGCCTGGGCAACAGCCAATTTAACTCAAGTGTGGTACCCGATGAATCATCATTACAATCGGGCTTTGGCAGGTTGTTTTATGATTACGATGGCCGTTTCCTGGCTACTTTAACTTTCCGCGCAGACGGATCATCTAAATTTGCACCATCAAAAAGATGGGGTTACTTCCCGGCATTCTCTTTAGGTTGGAGGTTATCTAACGAGCAGTTTATCAAAAAATTAACATGGATAAGCAATCTGAAGTTATCAGGTGGCTATGGCGAGCTTGGTAATCAAAACATAGGCACATTCCAATACACCAGCTTAATAAGGTTAGGTAGTACCTATGAAAATAACGGCTATACCTTTGGCGGCACAGGTTATACCGGTGCTGCGGTTTACAGCCTTGCCAACCCTGATATTACCTGGGAACGTACAGCCATGACCAACATTAGTTTAGACGCAGGTTTTTTAAATAATCAGTTAACTACAACATTAACCTGGTTTAATAAAAATACCAAGGATATGCTTTTATCGCCCCCTGTTGTAGGTGCAGCCGGTTCGGTAAATATCCCTAACCAGAACATCGGTACTATGAATAACAAAGGTGTTGAAGTTGAATTTAATTACCATGGCGGTAATGATAAGGTAAAATATTCGGTTGGTGCTAATGCCTCGTTTATCAAAAACAAGGTGACCAAGCTAAACGGCGAAGGTACATTTGTTGGCTCAACGGTTTATGGTCGTTCAAGTCAAGAAATTTCCCGCACTTATCAGGGTCAGCCAATAGCTTCATTTTATGGTTGGAAAACCAATGGTTTATACCAAACACAGGCTGATATCGATAACGACCCGGCGCTAAAAAATGACTCGCGTAAAAGTAGTATCAGACCTGGTGACGTTCGTTTCCTTGACCTTAACGGCGATGGCCTGATTGACGGTAACGACCGCACAAACCTGGGCAACCCTAATCCAAATGTTACTGCAGGTTTACAAGGCAGCATATCATACAAAGGCTTTGATTTTTCGGCAAACTTTACCGGTGTATTTGGCGTGAGCCTTTACAATGCTGATAGGATGCAGGGTATCGACCCAACTTATCCGTTTAACCTTTATGCCGAAACTTTAGGCCGTTGGACAGGCGCAGGTACCAGCAACACTATTCCCCGTTTATCACTTGATCGTGCTAATGATAACTACCGTACATCTGATCTGTTTGTGGAAAGCGGAAGCTATGTAAGCCTTAAAAATGCCACTTTAGGTTACACCCTTCCTGTGAGCTGGGCTAAAAAGGCCACTTTAAAAAGCATAAGATTATATGCAGCCGGGCAAAACGTGTTTTTTATAACCGGTTATAAAGGGTACACGCCCGAACTGGGTTATACTAACGGCAATTTGCAGAGAGGTGTTGACGTAGCTCAATATCCATCGGTAAGGACAATAACATTTGGTGTAACAGTTAAATTATAA
- a CDS encoding RNA polymerase sigma-70 factor, producing the protein MEIKELIDSIHYNDDESAFNELYKLLINSLNQFAYSFLGDREACEEISNDLFVNIWLGRHKLNKISNPKVYFYVAIKNACLNHIRSNTSKKNRDAQLAETYYFHLSVDPAQLLISKELETGVLKAINSLPPRCKLIFKMVKEDELSCNEVADILGLSNKTVFAQLAIALKKLDEALGNK; encoded by the coding sequence TTGGAGATTAAAGAACTTATAGATTCCATTCATTACAATGATGATGAATCTGCCTTTAATGAACTGTATAAGCTGCTGATCAATAGCCTTAATCAGTTCGCCTATTCTTTTTTGGGCGATAGAGAAGCTTGCGAGGAGATCAGCAATGATCTTTTTGTGAATATCTGGCTGGGCCGCCACAAGCTTAACAAGATCTCGAACCCCAAAGTGTACTTTTATGTTGCGATAAAAAATGCCTGTCTCAACCACATCCGAAGCAATACGTCAAAAAAAAACCGCGATGCCCAACTTGCAGAAACTTACTATTTTCATTTATCGGTCGATCCGGCTCAATTGCTGATTAGCAAAGAATTGGAAACAGGAGTATTGAAAGCCATAAATAGTTTGCCCCCGCGCTGCAAACTCATCTTTAAAATGGTTAAGGAAGATGAACTCTCCTGCAATGAAGTAGCTGATATCCTTGGCTTATCTAACAAAACGGTATTTGCGCAATTAGCAATTGCACTTAAAAAGCTGGATGAGGCGCTTGGGAATAAGTAA
- a CDS encoding histidine kinase, with amino-acid sequence MKDTPFKISPGIIWSSSIFLGLLASVPQIAERHFKPAEAAVNSAVTASFSLFVWYYNIYTLPKQSGNKQLNKSISYSRLLTTLVIGMGVMLALAYIQQLILTHLNFGPVMLMIEVRGILINLVFYMLINLLYQNYQNQQVNVELERIKADNLGAQYELLKQQINPHFLFNSLNTLKAMVETADEHSVDFILKLSNFYRFTLESRKLDLIHLSEELEIVDAYNFLLKARFEDGFIFTNTINDQYHGTLVPPFTLQLLIENCIKHNVVSLDHPLHIKLYTDGDNIVMENEIKPKRFEEPSTGVGLKNINLRYNHLLDKQIEIISEDKIFKVKLPLIYEHYHN; translated from the coding sequence ATGAAAGATACACCGTTTAAAATCTCTCCCGGAATTATATGGAGCAGTTCAATTTTCCTGGGCCTGCTGGCTTCTGTACCGCAGATAGCCGAACGTCACTTCAAACCTGCTGAAGCAGCAGTAAACTCGGCAGTTACGGCTTCTTTTTCGCTGTTTGTTTGGTACTATAATATATATACGCTGCCAAAACAATCAGGCAATAAACAACTCAATAAAAGCATTTCGTATTCGCGGCTCCTGACAACCCTGGTAATAGGCATGGGGGTAATGCTGGCTTTAGCTTACATACAGCAACTGATATTAACGCACCTGAATTTTGGTCCGGTGATGCTCATGATTGAGGTAAGGGGCATACTCATTAACCTGGTGTTTTATATGCTTATAAACCTGCTGTATCAAAACTACCAAAACCAGCAGGTTAACGTTGAACTGGAGCGCATTAAGGCCGATAACCTTGGCGCACAATATGAGCTGCTTAAACAGCAGATCAATCCGCATTTCCTTTTCAACAGCCTCAATACCCTGAAAGCTATGGTTGAAACCGCCGATGAGCATTCGGTAGATTTTATCCTTAAACTCTCCAACTTTTATCGCTTTACATTAGAGAGCCGTAAGTTAGACCTCATTCATTTATCGGAAGAGCTGGAAATTGTGGACGCCTATAATTTTTTGCTCAAAGCCAGGTTTGAGGATGGCTTTATTTTTACCAATACTATCAACGACCAATATCACGGCACACTGGTCCCCCCATTTACCTTGCAGTTACTAATAGAAAACTGTATTAAACACAATGTGGTATCGCTGGATCATCCCCTGCACATTAAACTTTATACCGACGGTGATAACATCGTTATGGAAAACGAGATAAAACCCAAGCGCTTTGAAGAACCGTCGACCGGTGTAGGGCTTAAAAACATTAACCTGCGCTATAACCATCTCCTTGATAAACAAATAGAGATCATATCTGAAGATAAAATATTCAAAGTTAAACTACCGCTGATCTATGAACATTATCATAATTGA